The following are from one region of the Salvia hispanica cultivar TCC Black 2014 chromosome 1, UniMelb_Shisp_WGS_1.0, whole genome shotgun sequence genome:
- the LOC125193227 gene encoding conserved oligomeric Golgi complex subunit 2, with protein sequence MLESQLKPHRYSKQIGSFTFDKRFVSVNISSVNHRSHFDLNRFEMSSIVEEEVVESSILAEKQLAALDTFHVVSKVEKLIKELPTVPADWPKGSNINSAEKGQISNSISLQHAENGTNLRETQSMLLERIASEMNRLKFYIAHAQNMPFIENMVKRIQNASLLLDTSLGHCFIDGLEHKDASVIYNCLRAYAATDNTNSAEEIFRSTIVAPFIQKVIPHGSSVTVGGSTGDDLEQDYERIKQHIEDDCKFLLEISSTENSGLHVFSFLANSILKEVLSAIQKGKPGAFSPGRPTEFLKNYKSSLSFLEYLEGHCPSRSAVAKLREEPVYIEFMKQWNTGVYFSLRFQEIAGSLDSALTSTTLVPSPNLENSQSLVLKQSISLMDCLRSCWRDDVLLLSCSDKFLRLFLQLLSRYSNWLSAGLSARKAGNAAATPGSEWATSASPDDFLYIIHDLNNLVEEVRSDYLDHVLGVLKSCSSEVLDLVKQSILQGSDSLKVLQTPVINSIVEALVEKSVEDLRQIKGITATFRMTNKPLPVRHSPYVSGVLRPLKLFLEGKQAATYLTTEHREELLQGTASEITRRYYELASDLVSVARKTETSLQKIRLGAQRRAGASSDVSDNNISDTDKICMQLFLDIQEYGRNLALLGVDATSMPAYRSLWQCVAPSERQNTISF encoded by the exons ATGCTCGAATCACAATTGAAACCCCACAGATACTCCAAGCAAATAGGCAGTTTCACCTTCGATAAACGATTTGTGAGTGTCAACATTTCGAGTGTCAACCACAGATCACATTTCGACTTGAATAGGTTTGAGATGTCGTCAATTGTAGAAGAGGAAGTTGTGGAGTCGTCGATTTTGGCAGAGAAACAAC TTGCTGCTCTCGACACATTTCATGTCGTTTCTAAG gttgaaaaattgataaaggaACTGCCAACTGTTCCAGCTGATTGGCCAAAAGGCAGTAACATCAACTCTGCTGAGAAGGGTCAAATAAGCAATAGTATTTCTTTACAACATGCAGAAAACGGAACCAACCTCCGTGAAACACAAAGCATGCTCCTGGAGAGAATTGCTAGTGAAATGAACCGCCTTAAGTTTTATATTGCTCATGCACAG AACATGCCCTTCATAGAGAACATGGTGAAGAGGATTCAGAATGCTAGCTTGTTGCTAGATACAAGCTTGGGGCACTGTTTCATAGATGGGCTGGAGCACAAGGATGCAAGTGTTATCTACAATTGTTTACGTGCATATGCTGCTACTGATAATACCAATAGTGCTGAAGAAATTTTTCGCTCAACCATTGTAGCACCATTCATACAAAAAGTCATCCCTCATGGCTCATCTGTAACTGTTGGAGGGTCCACTGGAGATGATCTTGAGCAAGACTATGAAAGGATCAAGCAACATATTGAAGATGACTGTAAATTTCTGTTGGAGATATCTTCTACAG AAAATTCAGGTCTTCATGTTTTTAGCTTTCTGGCAAATTCTATACTCAAGGAGGTCTTATCAGCCATCCAAAAGGGGAAACCTGGGGCCTTCTCTCCCGGAAGGCCCACGgagtttttgaaaaactataagTCAAGCCTAAGTTTCTTGGAATATCTTGAAG GTCACTGTCCCTCTAGGTCTGCTGTTGCCAAACTCCGTGAAGAGCCAGTCTATATAGAGTTCATGAAGCAATGGAATACTGGAGTTTATTTCTCATTGAG GTTCCAGGAAATAGCTGGTTCTTTGGATTCTGCACTCACGTCTACTACACTTGTGCCGTCCCCGAACCTGGAAAACTCTCAAAGCTTGGTATTGAAGCAAAGTATCTCTCTTATGGATTGCTTGAGATCGTGTTGGAGAGATGATGTTCTCCTGCTTTCTTGTTCTGACAAGTTTCTGCGCTTATTTTTGCAACTTCTTTCAAG ATACTCCAATTGGTTGTCAGCTGGACTTAGTGCTCGAAAAGCTGGTAATGCAGCTGCCACTCCTGGATCTGAATGGGCAACATCTGCTTCCCCAGATGATTTCCTCTAC ataattcatgatttaaataatcTTGTGGAGGAAGTTCGCAGTGATTATCTTGACCATGTACTAGGGGTTCTCAAGTCTTGTTCCTCTGAAGTACTTGATCTTGTGAAGCAGAGTATTTTACAGGGTAGTGATTCCCTAAAAGTTCTTCAGACTCCTGTAATCAATTCAATCGTAGAAGCTCTTGTTGAGAAGTCTGTGGAG GATTTGCGACAAATCAAAGGAATAACTGCAACATTTAGGATGACGAACAAACCTCTTCCTGTTAGGCATTCACCCTATGTATCTGGGGTATTGCGCCCTTTAAAG CTTTTTCTGGAAGGGAAGCAGGCTGCTACATACTTGACCACAGAGCACAGGGAGGAACTCCTACAAGGCACTGCTTCTGAGATCACTCGTCGATATTATGAATTAGCTTCTGACCTTGTTAGTGTG GCCAGGAAAACCGAGACATCACTTCAGAAAATACGTTTGGGCGCCCAAAGACGAGCTGGAGCAAGTTCAGATGTCTCAGACAATAACATATCTGATACAGACAAGATATGCATGCAGTTATTTCTTGATATTCAG GAGTATGGGCGTAACCTTGCTTTGCTCGGGGTTGATGCTACTTCTATGCCGGCATATCGTTCCTTGTGGCAGTGTGTTGCCCCTTCGGAAAGGCAAAACACCATAAGCTTCTAG